One Peromyscus leucopus breed LL Stock chromosome 6, UCI_PerLeu_2.1, whole genome shotgun sequence genomic region harbors:
- the Tmem144 gene encoding transmembrane protein 144: MSNNGTDFTTGYLSSAVAIVLFGSNFVPLKKYDTGDGMFLQWVLCAAIWLVALVVNLVLRCPKFWPFAMLGGFIWATGNIAVVPIIKTIGLGLGILIWGSFNTLTGWASSRFGWFGMDAEEVPHPMLNSFGAGLSVISALTFLFIKSELPNNPCNVDNTPLIIEPVINTAEDPCADSPWVDRLSTTYHRIVGCSLAVISGILYGSTFVPIIYIKDHGKRNDSEYAGASQYDLDYVFAYSSGIFLTSTVYFVAYCVAMKNKPRLYPEAVLPGFLSGVLWAIATCCWFIANHSLSAVISFPVITAGPGLIAALWGIFIFKEIQGLRNYLLMMLAFCIILTGALCTAFSKT; this comes from the exons ATGAGCAATAATGGAACAGATTTCACCACGGGCTACCTCTCCTCTGCTGTAGCGATTGTCTTGTTTGGCTCCAACTTTGTACCACTTAAAAAATATGACACCGGTGAtg GGATGTTCCTTCAGTGGGTACTCTGTGCTGCCATTTGGCTGGTCGCCTTAGTGGTCAACTTGGTACTACGCTGCCCTAAATTCTGGCCTTTTGCGATGCTCGGTGGCTTCATTTGGGCAACAG GGAACATTGCTGTCGTCCCAATTATCAAAACCATCGGTTTAGGTCTTGGAATCCTCATCTGGGGATCATTTAATACCTTAACTGGCTGGGCAAGCTCAAG GTTTGGCTGGTTTGGAATGGATGCAGAAGAAGTGCCACACCCCATGCTGAATTCCTTTGGAGCTGGGCTGTCAGTAATAAG TGCTCTCACATTTTTGTTCATCAAAAGTGAACTTCCGAATAACCCGTGCAACGTGGACAACACGCCACTGATAATAGAACCT GTGATCAACACAGCCGAAGACCCCTGTGCCGATTCCCCTTGGGTTGATAGACTTTCTACCACGTACCACCGCATTGT GGGCTGCAGCCTTGCCGTGATATCCGGAATACTCTATGGATCTACATTTGTGCCAATCATTTACATCAAGGACCACGGCAAAAGAAACGACAGCGAGTACGCGGGCGCCAGTCAGTACG atTTAGACTATGTGTTTGCGTACTCCAGTGGCATCTTTCTTACAAGTACAGTCTACTTTGTGGCCTATTGTGTAGCCATGAAAAATAAGCCAAGGCTATATCCAGAGGCAGTCTTACCAG GCTTCCTGTCAGGGGTGCTGTGGGCCATCGCCACCTGCTGCTGGTTCATAGCCAACCACTCGCTGAGTGCCGTGATCAGCTTCCCAGTCATCACTGCT GGTCCTGGACTTATCGCTGCACTGTGGGGTATCTTCATTTTCAAGGAAATACAG